A single Ctenopharyngodon idella isolate HZGC_01 chromosome 22, HZGC01, whole genome shotgun sequence DNA region contains:
- the tspan31 gene encoding tetraspanin-31, with protein sequence MVCGGFTCSKNALCSLNVVYMLVGLLLIVVAAWGKGFGIVSSIHIIGGVIAVGFFLLLISIVGLIGAVHHHQVMLFFYMVILFIVFLFQFGISCSCLAMNQGQQEKLLNSSWKIMSNDTRISLENKMDCCGLFNNTQTDFVSDLHLCEAPCVKKKSCLTCGEKMLQHSSEALKILGGVGLFFSFTEILGVWLAMRYRNQKDPRANPSAFL encoded by the exons ATGGTTTGCGGAGGATTTACTTGCTCGAAAAACGCCCTCTGTTCTCTAAATGTAGTTTATATG CTGGTGGGTCTCCTGTTGATTGTCGTAGCAGCATGGGGGAAAGGCTTTGGCATTGTCTCCAGCATCCACATCATCGGTGGCGTGATTGCCGTGGGCTTCTTTCTGCTACTGATCTCCATTGTGGGGCTCATTGGCGCCGTCCATCATCACCAAGTCATGCTTTTCTTT TACATGGTCATTCTCTTCATTGTCTTCCTCTTCCAGTTTGGAATTTCCTGTTCTTGCCTGGCCATGAACCAGGGTCAGCAG GAGAAGCTGCTGAACTCGTCCTGGAAAATAATGAGTAACGACACGAGAATCAGCCTTGAGAACAAAATGGACTGCTGTGGCCTGTTCAACAATACTCAGACAGATTTTGTATCTGACTTACACCTCTGTGAAGCT CCATGTGTAAAAAAGAAATCCTGCCTCACCTGTGGTGAAAAGATGCTCCAACATTCATCAGAAGCTCTGAAGATTCTGGGAGGAGTCGGCCTCTTTTTCAGCTTTACAGAG atcttAGGAGTTTGGCTGGCCATGCGCTACAGGAACCAAAAGGACCCGAGAGCGAACCCCAGTGCTTTCTTATAG